A stretch of the Octopus bimaculoides isolate UCB-OBI-ISO-001 chromosome 8, ASM119413v2, whole genome shotgun sequence genome encodes the following:
- the LOC106878497 gene encoding zinc finger protein 260 yields MRKKLGKSPIPNERQCAKKDVSYQTKRISYECDTCGKSFKIKRYLIQHKSIHTDSEVYEHEICSKKFSTNENLSEHKYIHTSEKPYHCDICDKMFTLKRHLTKHKRIHLNLRQNQCDICGKTLSVNSSLSKHKRTHTGEKPYCCDICGKEFLQNGNLLIHRRSHTGEKPYHCNICGQTFSVNSSLSRHKRTHTGEKPYCCGICGKTFPANSSLFTHKQIHLDKKPYRCEICGKAFSINYSLSTHKRIHTGEKPYQCDICGKTFTVSSSLSTHKRIHTGEKPYHCNICDKKFSDGSSLSLHKLNHTGEKPFHCDICGKAFPKNSNLLSHTRIHTGEKPYHCDICGKAFSVNNNLMNHRRVHTGEKPYHCVVCGKNFSTNDCLSNHKHIHTGEKPYHCDICGKVFSNKSYFRCHKLIHTGEKLYHCDICGKKFSTSQYLYNHRRIHTGSKQYHCDICGNAFFRNSHLLRHKRTHTGEKPYQCDLCGKAFAINGHLTQHKRIHTREKPYDCQICGMTFARSSTLLKHRRIHTGEKPYHCDICGKTFSDKDSVSRHKRIHTEGKQYHCDICDKIFCGSNSFSLHKLNHTGEKPYYCDICGKAFPKNNNLLKHKRVHTGEKPHQCDICGKTFSQKSNLVTHKRIHTGEKPYRCDTCGKNFSLKGNLLNHRRVHID; encoded by the coding sequence atgaGGAAGAAACTTGGTAAGAGTCCAATTCCTAATGAAAGACAATGTGCTAAGAAAGATGTCTCCTATCAAACAAAAAGGATATCATATGAGTGTGACACTTGTGGGaagtcttttaaaataaaaagatatttaattcaACATAAATCTATTCACACGGATTCAGAAGTGTATGAGCATGAAATCTGCAGTAAAAAGTTCtctacaaatgaaaatttatctgaacacaaatatattcatacaagtgagaaaccatatcactgtgatatatgtgataAAATGTTCACTCTAAAACgtcatttaactaaacacaaacgtattcacttGAATTTGAGACAAaaccagtgtgatatttgtggtaaaacttTATCTGTAAATAGCAGTTTATCTAAACACAAACGaactcacacaggagaaaaaccatattgctgtgatatttgtggtaaagaaTTCCTTCAAAATGGAAATTTATTGATCCATAGACGcagtcacacaggagagaagccataccattGTAATATTTGCGGTCAAACTTTCTCTGTTAATAGTTCTTTATCAagacacaaacgtactcatacaggagagaaaccatattgttgTGGTATTTGTGGCAAAACATTCCCTGCAAATAGTtctttatttacacacaaacaaattcactTGGACAAAAAACCATACcgttgtgaaatatgtggtaaagctttttctattaattattctttatctacacataaacgtattcatacaggagagaaaccataccaatgtgatatctgtggtaaaacatttacAGTTAGTAGTAGTTTAtccacacacaaacgtattcacacaggagagaaaccatatcattgtaatatctgtgataAAAAATTCTCTGATGGTAGTTCTTTATCGTTACATAAACTTaatcacacaggagagaaaccatttcactgtgatatttgcGGCAAAGCTTTTCCTAAAAATAGTAATTTGTTGAGCCatacacgtattcacacaggggagaaaccatatcattgtgatatctgtggaaaagcattctctgtaaataataatttaatgaatcataggcgtgttcatacaggagaaaaaccatatcattgtgtcGTATGTGGTAAAAATTTCTCTACTAACGATTGTTTATCTaaccacaaacatattcacacaggagaaaaaccatatcactgtgatatctgtggtaaagtgTTCTCCAATAAGAGTTATTTTCGGTGCCATAaacttattcatacaggagaaaaactttaccattgtgatatatgtggtaaaaagTTCTCTACAAGTCAGTATTTGTATaatcacagacgtattcatacagggtcTAAGCAGtaccattgtgatatttgtggtaatgCATTCTTTCGAAATAGTCATTTATTGAggcataaacgtactcatactgGTGAAAAACCATACCAGTGTGATCTGTGTGGTAAAGCTTTTGCCATAAATGGTCATTTAActcaacacaaacgtattcatacaagagagaaaccaTATGACTGTCAGATATGCGGTATGACATTTGCTCGAAGTTCTACTTTATTGAAACAtagacgcattcatacaggagaaaaaccataccattgtgatatctgtggtaagacTTTTTCTGATAAGGATTCTGTATCCAGACACAAACGTATCCACACAGAAGGAAAgcaatatcattgtgatatttgtgataaaatattttgtggtagtAATTCATTTTCCTTGCATAAACTTaatcacacaggagagaaaccatactattgtgatatttgtggtaaagcatttcctaaaaataataatttgttgaaacacaaacgtgttcacacaggtgagaaacctcaccaatgtgatatctgtggtaagacTTTCTCTCAAAAGAGTAACTTAGTGacccataaacgtattcatactggagaaaagccataccGTTGTGATACATGTGGTAAAAATTTCTCTCTGAAAGGTAACTTATTGAACCATAGACGTGTTCACATCGATTAG